One part of the Haliaeetus albicilla chromosome 9, bHalAlb1.1, whole genome shotgun sequence genome encodes these proteins:
- the DDX52 gene encoding probable ATP-dependent RNA helicase DDX52, translating to MEAQELFRRLGAGARFDVRRFGIDARRFGVIKGSGGVSPESLDFFGCKEEAPLGSAEEGWRLAGAGEEVKGGEQQKEDGAGKNGGEVAGKRKRTAEGSEGKRKKKKAREAASMPELSESNGIKWMSSLEAKFEDAKDKKPTAEKLERLRREKINRFRNQHKINIQGTDLPDPIATFEQLQKEYKIHPKIMENIQAAGFQVPTPIQMQAIPVMLHGRELLASAPTGSGKTLAFCIPLLTHLKQPRNKGFRALIISPTRELASQTHRELVKLAEGTGFRIHMIHKAAEAAKKFGPKSSKKFDILVTTPNRLIYLLKQDPPAIDLTSVEWLVVDESDKLFEDGKSGFRDQLASIFLACTSHVVRRALFSATFARDVEEWCKLNLDSVVLVSVGARNSAAETVEQELLFVGSETGKLTAMRDLIKKGFAPPVLVFVQSIERAKELFHELIYEGINVDVIHADKTQQQRDNVVHSFRAGKIWVLICSALLARGIDFKGVNMVINYDLPTSAVEYIHRIGRTGRAGHAGKAVTFFTEDDKPLLRSIASVIQRAGCPVPDYIKHFPKLQSIQKKKFIKKPLTRESICTTPQCFLKKGKRKTKTTKENIKEKKKVKEDKNGSKLQTVSKS from the exons ATGGAGGCGCAGGAGCTGTTTCGGCGGTTGGGTGCCGGTGCCCGCTTTGACGTGCGGCGTTTCGGGATCGATGCGCGGCGATTCGGG gtGATAAAGGGGAGCGGTGGCGTCTCGCCGGAGAGCCTTGACTTCTTTGGGTGCAAGGAGGAAGCCCCCCTGGGGTCTGCCGAGGAGGGCTGGAGGCTCGCAGGGgctggagaggaggtgaagggtggagagcagcagaaggaagatgGAGCTGGGAAAAACGGCGGAGAGGTGGcgggaaagagaaaaagaactgcagaaggcagtgaagggaaaaggaaaaagaaaaaggcacgAG AAGCAGCATCAATGCCAGAGTTGTCAGAAAGTAATGGAATAAAGTGGATGTCCTCTCTGGAAGCAAAATTTGAAGatgcaaaagacaaaaagccTACTGCAGAAAAACTTGAACGCTTgagaagagaaaag ATAAACCGCTTCAGAAATCAACACAAGATTAATATTCAAGGAACAGATCTTCCTGACCCAATTGCCACGTTTGAGCAACTTCAAAAGGAATATAAAATCCACCCTAAAATCATGGAGAATATTCAAGCTGCTGGCTTCCAGGTCCCAACACCTATCCAGATGCAGGCTATTCCTGTCATGCTTCAT GGTCGGGAACTTCTAGCTTCAGCTCCTACTGGGTCTGGAAAAACACTGGCATTTTGTATTCCTCTCTTAACACATCTGAAGCAACCTAGGAACAAAGGATTCAGAGCTCTGATCATATCACCTACCCGAGAACTTGCTAGCCAG ACACATCGGGAGCTGGTGAAGTTGGCTGAGGGGACAGGCTTCAGAATACATATGATCCACAAGGCAGCTGAAGCAGCAAAGAAGTTTGGGCCCAAGTCTTCTAAGAAATTTG atATACTAGTTACGACTCCGAACAGACTCATTTATTTGCTGAAACAAGATCCTCCAGCAATAGACTTGACCAG TGTGGAGTGGCTGGTGGTGGATGAGTCAGACAAACTGTTTGAAGATGGGAAGTCAGGGTTCCGAGACCAGCTGGCCTCCATCTTCCTGGCATGCACATCGCACGTGGTGAGAAGAGCCTTGTTCAGTGCAACCTTTGCACGTGATGTAGAGGAGTGGTGTAAACTCAACCTTGACAGCGTTGTTCTGGTGTCCGTTGGAGCAAG AAACTCTGCAGCAGAGACAGTAGAACAAGAGCTGTTGTTTGTTGGATCTGAGACAGGAAAACTAACAGCAATGAGAGACCTtattaaaaag GGTTTTGCTCCTCCAGTCCTTGTTTTTGTACAGTCTATTGAGAGGGCTAAAGAGCTTTTCCATGAACTTATTTACGAAGGCATCAATGTGGATGTCATCCATGCAGACAAAACTCAGCAACAG AGAGATAATGTAGTACACAGTTTCAGAGCTGGGAAGATCTGGGTGCTCATCTGCTCAGCCTTGCTAGCTCGAGGGATTGACTTCAAAGGAGTGAACATGGTCATCAATTATGATTTGCCAACAAGTGCGGTGGAGTACATCCACAGGATAG GTCGTACTGGAAGAGCAGGGCATGCAGGGAAAGCAGTCACTTTCTTTACAGAAGATGATAAACCTTTATTACGGAG tATAGCCAGTGTTATTCAGCGAGCTGGCTGTCCTGTGCCAGACTACATAAAACACTTTCCTAAACTGCAAAG catacaaaagaagaaattcattAAGAAACCATTGACAAGAGAATCCATTTGTACCACCCCTCagtgcttcttaaaaaaagggaaaagaaaaac